In one window of Fictibacillus phosphorivorans DNA:
- a CDS encoding cell wall hydrolase yields the protein MAVIKATNKDIDLLARLIRAEAEGEGDQGMLLVGNTGVNRIRSNCLDFKNIRTMQQMVFQRPGGFEATIKGYFYQGARENERRLAKRVINGQRFHPAKNALWFFDPSGACPKTWYNQPHSGSFKAHCFYQPRQSDCPNVFNTF from the coding sequence TTGGCAGTCATTAAGGCTACAAATAAGGATATTGACTTGCTGGCACGTCTCATACGTGCGGAAGCTGAGGGTGAAGGTGACCAAGGGATGCTCCTTGTTGGTAATACCGGCGTAAATCGAATTCGCTCCAACTGCCTTGATTTTAAAAATATTCGTACGATGCAGCAGATGGTTTTCCAAAGACCTGGAGGATTTGAAGCCACGATCAAAGGATATTTTTATCAAGGTGCAAGAGAGAATGAAAGAAGATTGGCGAAGAGGGTTATTAATGGTCAGCGCTTCCACCCTGCCAAAAATGCGTTATGGTTTTTCGATCCATCAGGAGCTTGTCCGAAGACTTGGTACAATCAGCCTCACTCGGGAAGCTTCAAGGCACACTGTTTTTATCAGCCAAGACAAAGTGATTGTCCAAATGTGTTTAACACCTTTTAG
- the gerQ gene encoding spore coat protein GerQ — protein MNNFNPYGQEYYRAQNGMGMMGGGMGGMAGMGVPQDMAQSQQAPGMGGGPLQDIGAPGQLPLEQSYIENILRMNKGKVATVYMTFENNEKWNAKVFKGIIEAAGRDHIILSDPQTGKRYLLLMVYVNYVTFDEEINYSYPYGTQQQQQQGGQMAQYSPR, from the coding sequence ATGAACAACTTTAATCCGTACGGCCAAGAATATTATCGGGCTCAAAATGGAATGGGTATGATGGGTGGCGGCATGGGAGGAATGGCAGGCATGGGGGTTCCTCAAGATATGGCACAAAGTCAGCAGGCGCCAGGAATGGGTGGAGGCCCTCTGCAAGACATCGGTGCTCCAGGGCAGCTTCCGCTCGAGCAGTCGTATATTGAAAATATTTTAAGGATGAACAAAGGGAAAGTCGCGACAGTCTATATGACTTTTGAGAACAATGAAAAGTGGAACGCTAAGGTATTTAAAGGAATCATCGAAGCTGCTGGCCGTGATCACATTATTCTAAGTGATCCGCAAACAGGTAAACGGTATCTGCTATTAATGGTGTATGTAAACTATGTTACGTTTGATGAAGAGATCAACTATAGCTATCCTTATGGTACGCAACAGCAACAACAGCAAGGTGGCCAAATGGCACAGTACAGCCCTCGTTGA
- a CDS encoding DUF423 domain-containing protein: protein MKLFLILGAIHAMLAVMLGAFGAHALEAKLNARNMLNVYQTGVQYHMYHALALLVVGVLLGKFPASTLLTGAGWSFFIGILLFSGSLYALSTTGMKFFGPITPLGGVAFIVGWILLIIAVVKA, encoded by the coding sequence ATGAAGCTTTTTCTTATATTAGGTGCGATCCACGCGATGCTTGCGGTTATGCTCGGAGCTTTCGGGGCACATGCACTCGAAGCTAAACTAAATGCAAGAAACATGTTAAATGTATACCAGACTGGTGTTCAATATCACATGTATCATGCACTGGCTTTGTTAGTTGTCGGTGTTTTACTTGGTAAATTCCCAGCTTCAACGCTATTAACAGGAGCAGGTTGGTCGTTCTTTATCGGCATACTGCTTTTCTCAGGAAGTCTATATGCTCTCTCAACGACAGGGATGAAATTCTTTGGTCCGATTACACCGCTTGGCGGCGTAGCGTTTATCGTTGGTTGGATTCTGTTAATCATCGCAGTTGTAAAAGCATAA
- a CDS encoding YvrJ family protein, with product MVGASEWLNLVNLLGNVGFPIVIAGYLLFQFERRIQSLEGIIRELHSELVEKEELERKIDQYVRLLDSERQPKKR from the coding sequence ATGGTCGGAGCAAGTGAGTGGTTAAACTTAGTTAATCTCCTCGGTAATGTAGGCTTTCCTATTGTCATTGCGGGCTACTTGCTTTTTCAGTTTGAGAGGCGTATTCAGAGCTTGGAAGGAATTATTCGAGAACTTCACTCTGAATTAGTAGAGAAAGAAGAGCTTGAGCGTAAGATCGATCAATACGTCCGATTACTGGACAGCGAACGTCAACCGAAAAAACGTTAG
- a CDS encoding YwdI family protein, with protein MNISVSQFAKKIEKHVAEMKVLDENSPKLREHVSAIQTLCELMLEADEDDSAVGVKGWVPSYPVQKPASLVTAPPPKKHQKSMMDFDMDYEDDDQEEKDGNGDSIFDF; from the coding sequence ATGAATATATCTGTCAGTCAGTTTGCAAAAAAAATAGAAAAGCATGTTGCGGAAATGAAAGTGTTAGATGAGAACTCCCCAAAACTGCGCGAACATGTATCAGCCATCCAAACATTGTGTGAATTAATGCTAGAAGCGGATGAAGATGATTCAGCTGTTGGCGTGAAAGGGTGGGTACCTTCTTATCCGGTTCAAAAACCAGCAAGCCTAGTGACCGCTCCTCCGCCAAAAAAACATCAAAAGTCTATGATGGATTTTGACATGGACTATGAGGATGATGATCAAGAGGAGAAAGACGGCAACGGAGACTCTATTTTTGATTTTTAA